The following proteins come from a genomic window of Lycium ferocissimum isolate CSIRO_LF1 chromosome 4, AGI_CSIRO_Lferr_CH_V1, whole genome shotgun sequence:
- the LOC132052236 gene encoding protein NRT1/ PTR FAMILY 6.3-like gives MDLPKTQQDTKAVADAWDYKGRPALRSATGGWSSSAMILGVECVERLVTLGIAVNLVVYLTRTMHLGNASAANIVTNFMGTSYILTLLGGYVADTFLGRYLTVGIGASVQAIGVTILTISTIIPNLRPPKCDLGNSSCIPANGKQLAVLFTALYLTALGTGFLKSSVSGFGTDQFDESDQKERGQMIKFFSWFFFLINVGALTAVTVLVYIQDKVGREWGYGICACAIVVGLVLFLAGTRRYRFKKLVGSPLAQFASVFVAAWRKRHMKLPSDSSALFNIDDIIGEEKNKDKQKLPHSKEFRFLDKAAIKDSDSEFSGTAILNNWNLATLTDVEEVKLVIRMLPTWATTIMFWTVYAQMTTFSVSQATTMDRHIGKAFEIPPASLTAFFVGSIMVVIVFYDRVIVPLCARFLNSPHGFTPLTRIAIGIVMSIIAMIIAALTEIKRVNVAHSHGLTDHPNAVVPMSVFWLVPQFLLVGGGEALTYIGQLDFFLRECPKGMKTMSTGLFISTISLGFFFSSILVSIVDAVTAKTSPWLADNLNQGKLFNFYWLLAILSVLNMIVFFYCAKRYVYKEKRLAEMGIQMEDSGPVCH, from the exons atggACCTTCCCAAAACACAACAAGATACAAAAGCTGTTGCAGATGCCTGGGATTACAAAGGGCGACCAGCCCTTAGATCTGCCACTGGTGGTTGGTCCAGTTCTGCCATGATTTTAG GTGTTGAGTGTGTGGAGAGGTTAGTAACGCTAGGCATTGCTGTGAACCTGGTGGTGTACTTGACTAGGACCATGCATTTAGGGAATGCAAGTGCAGCAAACATTGTTACTAACTTTATGGGAACTTCCTACATCCTCACTTTGCTTGGTGGCTACGTTGCTGACACTTTCCTCGGAAG GTATCTTACCGTCGGAATCGGCGCCAGTGTTCAAGCAATA GGGGTAACAATTTTGACAATCTCGACCATAATCCCAAACCTACGACCACCAAAGTGTGATCTTGGAAACTCATCATGCATCCCGGCAAACGGCAAACAACTCGCCGTCCTTTTCACCGCCCTCTACCTGACTGCCTTAGGCACAGGCTTCCTCAAATCCAGCGTCTCCGGCTTTGGTACAGACCAATTCGACGAGTCTGACCAAAAAGAAAGAGGCCAGATGATAAAGTTCTTCAGTTGGTTCTTTTTCCTAATCAACGTGGGAGCGCTCACTGCTGTGACAGTACTCGTGTACATTCAAGATAAGGTTGGACGTGAATGGGGATATGGTATTTGCGCGTGTGCGATTGTGGTTGGTCTTGTGTTGTTCTTGGCTGGTACGAGGAGGTACCGGTTTAAGAAACTTGTTGGAAGTCCGTTAGCGCAGTTTGCTTCGGTGTTTGTTGCTGCTTGGAGGAAGAGGCATATGAAATTGCCGTCTGATTCTTCTGCTTTGTTCaatattgatgatattattggAGAAGAAAAGAATAAGGATAAACAAAAGTTGCCTCACAGCAAGGAATTCCG TTTCTTGGACAAGGCAGCTATTAAAGATTCTGACAGTGAATTTTCGGGGACAGCGATATTGAATAATTGGAACCTAGCAACTTTAACCGATGTTGAAGAAGTTAAATTGGTAATTAGAATGTTACCAACATGGGCCACGACAATTATGTTCTGGACTGTATATGCTCAAATGACAACATTTTCCGTGTCACAAGCAACCACTATGGACCGTCACATCGGTAAAGCCTTCGAAATTCCTCCTGCCTCACTCACTGCTTTTTTCGTCGGAAGTATCATGGTGGTTATCGTGTTCTACGATCGGGTAATTGTGCCACTTTGTGCCCGATTCCTAAACAGTCCACACGGTTTCACCCCGTTGACACGCATTGCAATAGGCATAGTCATGTCAATTATCGCGATGATTATTGCAGCTTTAACGGAGATAAAAAGAGTGAACGTTGCCCATTCGCACGGATTGACGGACCACCCGAATGCGGTGGTTCCTATGAGTGTGTTTTGGTTGGTCCCACAATTCTTGCTTGTTGGAGGAGGTGAAGCTTTAACATACATTGGGCAACTTGACTTTTTCTTAAGGGAGTGTCCTAAAGGGATGAAGACTATGAGTACTGGATTGTTCATAAGCACAATATCGCTAGGATTTTTCTTTAGTTCTATTTTGGTTTCGATCGTGGACGCGGTGACCGCGAAAACAAGTCCATGGTTAGCTGATAATCTCAACCAAGGCAAACTATTTAATTTTTACTGGCTATTGGCAATCTTGAGTGTATTGAACATGATAGTTTTCTTCTATTGTGCAAAACGTTACGTGTACAAGGAGAAGAGGCTAGCCGAGATGGGGATTCAAATGGAAGACTCAGGTCCAGTTTGCCATTAA